In Paralichthys olivaceus isolate ysfri-2021 chromosome 1, ASM2471397v2, whole genome shotgun sequence, the following are encoded in one genomic region:
- the polr2m gene encoding protein GRINL1A: MSYTERQGQVGDLRQKSREELQEVLLRQEKMLSDQKLLQSLPDKGKRISDFAEKVRLAVEHRDEEDRRQSLVSAARMELQSKYQQAFSLQKCVIPNTPEAAQQNRQSENAAGSVVHERGTSPVSAHVQEKTTLDKQQDQLVSRAAADETMETAASGASLNSEETKEGDLVEALERVRLSETSPGFSSKSKERNNPSLRMQTERKPHCLTLLERSEKTLSHRRQKFKTNQLPNRSDMSPSGSSSPSQSSEGLLLLSVQVRKERDRKHLDDITAAKLPPLHHKPAQLLSLEESAVLLKDQTKKHQELQAKLAAQKLSEGLKISMGSYSPDCGPMAAYREVHDEGALPSSEED, translated from the exons ATGTCGTACACAGAGCGCCAGGGTCAGGTGGGAGACCTGAGGcagaagagcagagaggagctgcaggaggtgctgCTGCGGCAGGAGAAGATGCTGTCCGACCA GAAGTTATTGCAGTCTCTTCCTGATAAAGGTAAAAGGATATCAGATTTTGCTGAGAAAGTACGTCTTGCCGTTGAACACCGTGATGAAGAGGACAGGAGACAGAGCTTGGTGTCTGCTGCCAGGATGGAGTTACAGTCCAAGTACCAGCAGgctttctctctgcagaaatGTGTTATACCCAACACACCAGAGGCAGCACAGCAgaacagacaaagtgaaaatgCAGCAGGAAGTGTGGTACATGAGAGGGGGACCTCACCTGTCTCTGCTCACGTACAGGAAAAGACCACTTTGGACAAGCAGCAGGACCAGTTAGTctccagagcagctgctgatgaAACCATGGAGACGGCTGCTTCTGGGGCCTCTCTGAACTCTGAAGAGACAAAAGAGGGTGACCTTGTGGAGGCCTTGGAAAGGGTCAGACTGTCTGAAACTAGTCCTGGTTTCAGTAGCAAGTCCAAAGAGAGAAACAATCCCTCTCTCAGAatgcagacagaaagaaagcCTCACTGTCTAACTCTCCTGGAAAGATCAGAGAAGACTTTGTCTCACAGGAGGcagaaatttaaaacaaatca gCTGCCAAACAGAAGTGACATGTCTCCATCAGGGTCCTCCTCACCCAGCCAGTCCTCTGAAGGCTTGTTGCTGCTCTCCGTTCAGgtcaggaaggagagagacagaaaacacttGGACGACATCACTGCTGCCAAACTACCCCCACTCCACCACAAACCAGCTCAGCTTCTGTCTCTGGAAGAGTCGGCCGTGCTTTTGAAGGACCAAACCAAGAAGCATCAG GAGTTGCAGGCCAAGCTGGCAGCCCAGAAACTGTCTGAGGGATTGAAGATCTCTATGGGGAGCTACTCTCCTGACTGTGGCCCCATGGCTGCCTACAGAGAGGTTCATGATGAAGGAGCCCTGCCCTCCTCAGAGGAAGACTGA